In Acidimicrobiales bacterium, a genomic segment contains:
- a CDS encoding acetate--CoA ligase family protein, with product MPTLSEADSKALLARHGVPVPAEALAASPAESAVAAARIGFPVVAKLCGAGLAHKTERGLVRLNLRDEAAVADAAAALLAAATPDDGDVGVLVGPMVSGLRELIAGLVRDPQFGPCVMLGVGGVLTEALGDVVFRLVPLTRADAAEMIDDLGTQGLLGPLRGEPAVDRERLVDVLVGLAAVAAAEPGIRSIDLNPLIVSAGTPVAVDALVETA from the coding sequence ATGCCCACCCTGTCCGAGGCCGACTCCAAGGCCCTGCTGGCGCGCCACGGCGTGCCGGTGCCCGCCGAGGCTCTGGCCGCTTCCCCCGCCGAGTCCGCCGTCGCCGCCGCCCGCATCGGCTTCCCGGTCGTGGCCAAGCTCTGCGGCGCCGGCCTGGCCCACAAGACCGAGCGGGGGCTGGTGCGCCTGAACCTGCGCGACGAGGCGGCCGTGGCCGACGCCGCCGCCGCCCTGCTGGCCGCCGCCACCCCGGACGACGGGGACGTCGGCGTCCTCGTGGGGCCGATGGTGTCGGGGCTGCGGGAGCTGATTGCCGGGCTGGTGCGCGATCCCCAGTTCGGGCCGTGCGTGATGCTCGGCGTCGGCGGCGTCCTGACCGAGGCGCTGGGGGACGTGGTGTTCCGCCTGGTGCCCCTGACCCGGGCCGACGCCGCCGAGATGATCGACGACCTCGGCACCCAGGGCCTGCTCGGGCCCCTCCGGGGGGAGCCGGCCGTCGACCGGGAGCGCCTCGTCGACGTGCTGGTGGGGCTGGCGGCGGTGGCGGCGGCCGAGCCCGGCATCCGCTCGATCGACCTCAACCCGCTGATCGTCTCGGCCGGGACGCCGGTGGCCGTCGACGCCCTAGTGGAGACGGCGTGA